The Gracilinanus agilis isolate LMUSP501 unplaced genomic scaffold, AgileGrace unplaced_scaffold57808, whole genome shotgun sequence DNA window AAGTTATCAATTTAAAAATTGGATCAAtcatattcttaaaaatattataaaaaattcatCATCAAAAAGACTATTTGGTTAATTCATTATTCTCTCAGAAAAGTATAtcattcaaagaaaaaacatCCAGGAGGAAAGATGGATATCTAATGTCAAATTTCCTAATATTTGATTCACTTTCCCTTTCCAACTACCAATGTGgtattcacaaaaaaaaaaacaacattttttggTGGTAACCTCAGATCAATTATGTCTGAATTTTATCTATCACGCAAGCATTTTTctgttccaaaaaaaaataatcattctatGCAATAGCAACcaataagtatttaatgaatCTCTTATTTTCCTATAGGATTTTTTGGACCTGATCATCATTGTTTTCCTCAAGATATTGAGAAAATGCAGCTCAGTGACTTGTTGTTGGCCATTGTCTTCATCTCCCAGATTTTAATTGGGCTTCTAGGGAATTTCTTCCTTCTGTGTATTTACATCTGTACTTTCTTCAATGGCCACAAACTCAGGCCCATAGATCACATTTTTGTTAACTTGACCTTGGCTAATGTGAAAGTGCTTCTATCCAGAGGTCTTCTTCAGATAATGTTCTATTGTGGTTTGAAAAATTTTCTGAAACCCATTGAGTGTAAACTTGCCCATTACCTTCAAAATATGTCCAGGAGTGTTTCCCTCAGCACTACCTGTCTCCTGAGTGCTTTTCAGGTCATCACTATCAGTCCCAGTAATTCCTGGTGGTCTAAATTGAAAGCCCAAGCTCCAAAGTACATTGTCCCTTCTTCTGTGTTCTGCTGGTGCTTTTACCTATTGATATATTTCACTATGTTTGGGATCATGCATAACTTAAGGTTCATGAGTAACCACACAAGATGGTGGCA harbors:
- the LOC123256322 gene encoding vomeronasal type-1 receptor 1-like, whose protein sequence is MQLSDLLLAIVFISQILIGLLGNFFLLCIYICTFFNGHKLRPIDHIFVNLTLANVKVLLSRGLLQIMFYCGLKNFLKPIECKLAHYLQNMSRSVSLSTTCLLSAFQVITISPSNSWWSKLKAQAPKYIVPSSVFCWCFYLLIYFTMFGIMHNLRFMSNHTRWWHLGYCSIAAPVSFNASFYVIVFSLPDVICIGFMIWASGYLIFILHRHHQQVQHIHSPHLSPRTFPEIKATHACLLLVCTYVSFFSIDSILTFFTFKFGNYDSFLLPTAHFMAACFPAVTP